In the Prochlorococcus sp. MIT 1307 genome, one interval contains:
- a CDS encoding YkgJ family cysteine cluster protein, which yields MIRTSMLHWKCINNCGACCRLSPEERLEALRFLDQEQTKKYFSLVDKNGWCVNYNVDSCNCNIYDERPDFCRVSNISNIFNIEQNQVELFAINCCRDQINHIYGKDSAVLKRFETEIRKK from the coding sequence ATGATCCGAACATCCATGCTCCACTGGAAATGCATCAACAATTGCGGTGCTTGTTGTCGATTGTCACCGGAGGAAAGGCTAGAAGCACTTAGATTTCTTGATCAAGAGCAAACAAAAAAATATTTTTCTCTTGTAGATAAAAATGGATGGTGTGTCAACTATAATGTGGATTCATGCAACTGTAATATTTATGATGAAAGGCCCGACTTTTGCAGAGTATCTAATATTTCTAATATTTTTAATATAGAGCAAAATCAAGTCGAATTATTCGCAATTAATTGCTGTCGAGATCAAATTAATCATATATATGGCAAAGATAGTGCCGTTTTAAAAAGATTTGAAACAGAAATTAGAAAAAAATAA
- a CDS encoding TMEM165/GDT1 family protein codes for MNKKLIQEPKTNEQKGFTRVFITTFTTVFLAELGDKTQIATLLLTAQSGKPLIVFIGAALALICSSVVGVLLGRWLSRVMPAERFNYIAGLLMVGIGLLISSQSIVSIYQNLRYS; via the coding sequence ATGAATAAGAAATTGATACAAGAACCAAAAACCAATGAACAAAAAGGGTTTACACGTGTCTTTATAACAACATTTACTACTGTTTTCTTGGCGGAATTAGGTGACAAAACGCAGATAGCTACATTATTATTAACGGCTCAGTCAGGTAAGCCATTAATAGTATTTATTGGAGCAGCCTTGGCATTGATATGCTCTAGCGTAGTTGGTGTTCTACTAGGTAGATGGTTATCAAGAGTTATGCCTGCTGAACGATTTAACTATATTGCTGGTTTGTTAATGGTTGGTATTGGCCTATTAATTTCTTCTCAGTCCATTGTGTCTATATATCAAAACCTTCGTTATTCCTAA
- the psb30 gene encoding photosystem II reaction center protein Ycf12/Psb30, with protein sequence MGNLIPLAAVVLAGPAIIALIFYRR encoded by the coding sequence ATGGGCAACCTCATACCACTTGCAGCTGTCGTCCTTGCAGGACCAGCAATAATCGCTCTCATCTTCTATAGAAGGTAA
- a CDS encoding TMEM165/GDT1 family protein → MFTLFLTTFTTVFLAELGDKTQLATVAISGSSNRPLAVLLGSSCALVLASFFGVVAGSSIAAMIPSDILKTLAALGFLLIGAKLLWPLTKKTEDHL, encoded by the coding sequence ATGTTTACTCTTTTCCTAACGACTTTCACAACTGTCTTCTTGGCTGAACTAGGAGATAAAACTCAATTAGCAACTGTTGCCATCAGTGGTTCCTCTAATAGGCCTCTAGCAGTCCTTTTAGGCTCATCATGCGCACTTGTTCTTGCTAGCTTCTTTGGTGTAGTAGCTGGAAGTTCTATTGCAGCAATGATTCCAAGTGATATTTTAAAAACACTTGCCGCTTTAGGATTCCTACTAATAGGTGCCAAGTTGCTCTGGCCCCTTACAAAAAAAACCGAGGATCATCTTTAA